One genomic window of Solanum dulcamara chromosome 12, daSolDulc1.2, whole genome shotgun sequence includes the following:
- the LOC129876213 gene encoding protein DETOXIFICATION 18-like, producing MAMDSSSSNSLKSPMLPSSTSLETNKLWWINKVIDVEEAKNQILFSLPMIVMTSCFYFIHLVSVMFAGHLGKLELAASNLGNSWAEVTGLSLMVGISGGLETLCGQGYGAKMYKMLGIHLQISCIISFIFSTIIAISWWYSDKILILLHQDPDIAKEAGVFLKFLIPGLFAYGFLQNILAFLQTQSIVMPLVVCSVASLVIHIGITYGLVHWTSLGFKGAPLAASISIWISVLMLGVYVLFSKRFSDIWRDGLSFVSFHHILTNLKLSLPSAAMICLEYWDHEFFVLSAGLMPNSETTTSLIAMSVNTEAAAFMVSYGLSAAASTRVANELGAGNIEKAKHAMVVTLKLCVLLALVVDLALFFGHNAWAGLFSDNTEIINEFATMMPLLLVSFVLDFFQGILSGVARGCGWQHLVMFINLATFYFIGMPISWLLAFKFNLHAQGLWMGSTCGLACQALGLLLLTLLTKWEKVEASTKSNRENELLA from the exons ATGGCTATGGATAGTTCATCATCAAATAGTCTCAAAAGTCCTATGTTGCCTTCATCAACATCATTGGAGACAAACAAATTATGGTGGATAAATAAGGTAATAGATGTTGAAGAAGCAAAGAATCAAATATTGTTCTCTTTGCCAATGATTGTTATGACTAGTTGTTTCTACTTCATCCATCTTGTGTCTGTCATGTTTGCTGGTCATCTTGGCAAACTTGAACTTGCTGCCTCAAATCTTGGTAATTCATGGGCTGAGGTCACTGGTCTCTCTTTGATG GTTGGCATAAGTGGTGGACTTGAGACATTATGTGGCCAAGGATATGGGGCAAAAATGTACAAGATGTTGGGGATACATCTTCAAATATCATGCATCATATCATTCATATTTTCTACAATAATTGCTATTAGTTGGTGGTATTCTgataaaattcttattttacTTCATCAAGATCCCGACATAGCAAAAGAAGCTGGGGTGTTCTTGAAATTCCTCATACCTGGATtatttgcatatggtttcttacAAAACATTTTAGCATTTCTTCAAACACAATCAATTGTCATGCCTCTTGTTGTGTGTTCAGTGGCATCTTTAGTTATACACATTGGCATTACTTATGGCCTTGTTCATTGGACAAGTCTTGGTTTTAAAGGAGCACCATTAGCAGCTTCAATTTCGATTTGGATTTCCGTCCTCATGTTGGGGGTATACGTGCTTTTTTCGAAGAGATTCAGTGATATCTGGAGGGATGGTCTCTCGTtcgtatcgtttcatcatattcTTACAAATTTGAAGTTGTCTTTACCCTCCGCTGCCATGATATG TTTGGAGTACTGGGATCATGAGTTTTTTGTGTTATCAGCTGGTTTGATGCCAAACTCAGAAACAACTACTTCCCTAATTGCAATGAG TGTTAATACTGAAGCTGCTGCCTTCATGGTATCTTATGGTCTGAGTGCAGCTGCAAG CACTAGGGTGGCAAATGAGTTAGGAGCTGGAAATATTGAGAAAGCTAAGCATGCCATGGTTGTTACTCTCAAGCTATGTGTTCTTCTTGCTCTTGTTGTTGATTTGGCTCTATTTTTTGGTCATAATGCATGGGCTGGCCTCTTTAGTGATAATACAGaaataataaatgaatttgCCACCATGATGCCACTTCTCTTAGTCTCATTTGTATTGGATTTCTTTCAAGGAATTTTATCGG GGGTGGCTAGGGGATGTGGATGGCAACATTTGGTTATGTTCATCAACTTGGCTACATTCTATTTTATTGGCATGCCAATATCTTGGCTCCTTGCTTTTAAGTTCAATCTACATGCTCAG GGTTTATGGATGGGCTCAACATGTGGTCTAGCTTGCCAAGCTTTGGGCTTATTGCTACTAACATTATTGACCAAATGGGAAAAAGTGGAAGCCTCAACAAAGAGCAATAGAGAAAATGAACTTTTAGCTTAA
- the LOC129877711 gene encoding early nodulin-like protein 2: MALHKHLLVILLACLINSCYAYQFYVGGRAGWVPNPSENYNNWAERMRFQVNDTLVFKYKKGSNSVLVVNKDDYDKCNTNNSIMKMDDGNSIFKFDHSGPFFFISGNKNDCENGSQKLITVVLAIRPPPPPSPTTPPSTPGNSPATSPATSPSVSPSVSPATSPVSQTPTSTPGNAPATSPATTPVSSPSESPSTTPASPVISPANSPVSSPSESPSTTPASPVISPETSPAPSTTSPSSSPSGTIISPSPSGGSSSPSSPSTPGSPVNSPPGSVVPPAGGGNSPPADIQAPTGSKNSAVKAFTTISAVFVSIIFTTIIIISA, from the exons ATGGCTTTGCATAAACATCTTCTGGTCATTCTCTTGGCTTGTTTGATCAACTCTTGTTATGCTTATCAATTCTATGTTGGTGGAAGAGCTGGTTGGGTTCCTAATCCATCTGAAAATTACAATAATTGGGCTGAAAGAATGAGATTTCAAGTCAATGACACTCTTG TGTTCAAGTACAAGAAGGGATCAAACTCAGTATTAGTGGTAAACAAGGATGATTATGACAAATGCAACACAAATAATTCAATTATGAAAATGGATGATGGCaattcaattttcaaatttgatCATTCAggtccatttttttttattagtggAAATAAAAATGATTGTGAAAATGGATcacaaaaattaattactgtTGTTTTAGCTATTAgacctcctcctcctccttctcctacTACACCTCCTTCAACTCCGGGAAATTCTCCGGCAACATCTCCGGCTACTTCTCCGTCGGTATCTCCCTCCGTGTCACCCGCAACTTCTCCTGTGAGTCAAACACCTACTTCAACACCCGGAAATGCTCCGGCAACATCTCCGGCGACTACTCCGGTATCATCTCCTTCAGAATCACCATCAACAACTCCGGCATCTCCGGTAATATCTCCGGCGAATTCTCCGGTATCATCTCCGTCAGAATCACCATCAACAACTCCGGCATCTCCGGTAATATCTCCGGAGACTTCGCCGGCGCCGTCAACAACATCGCCTTCTTCATCACCGTCGGGGACAATAATTTCACCATCTCCATCGGGTGGTTCATCATCTCCAAGTTCACCGAGTACGCCGGGATCACCAGTGAATTCACCGCCGGGAAGTGTTGTTCCGCCGGCTGGCGGAGGAAACAGTCCGCCGGCGGATATTCAGGCACCTACTGGCTCAAAGAACTCAGCAGTAAAAGCATTTACTACTATTTCAGCTGTTTTTGTGTCAATTATATTTACtactataattattatttctgCTTAG